In the genome of Deferribacterota bacterium, the window ATAGATATAAAATTTGCAGCTAGTAGTTGTGTGCCTGCAACAAATATTGTAAAAGGCGGCGGTTCTTTGACAGTAAATGATATTAATTCATTACTTTCGAAGGATGAGGTTGTTGCTTTAGGTGAGGTTATGGATATTGAAGGGGTGTTGATAAAAAAGAGAGGCCTCTTAGAAAAAATAAATTACGCCATTACCAAAAATAAAAGGATTAACGGTCATGCGCCACAATTAAAGGGAGAGAAATTAATTAACTACATAAATTATGGCTCAATAGAGGATGACCATGAATGTGAGAGTGCAGAGGAGATTAAGGAAAAGTTAGAGGCAGGCTTAAATATCTTTATAAGAGAGGGCTCTTCAGCGACAACTGAAGTCGGTGCTTATAAATTAGCAGAAAAATATCCCCATAATATAATGTTTTGTACAGATGATAAATCTCCTTTAGATATAGCCCAAAGTGGACATATAAATTTTCACCTAAGAAAATCAGTAAAGGCAGGTCTTGATCCACTTTTGGCTCTAAAACTTGCTACAATTAATGGGTTTAAATATTATAATCTTGAGGGTGGGTTAGCCAGTGAAGGAATGCCTGCAAATTTAGTTATATTTGAGGATATGAAAAATTTCTTTGTCAATAAAACTATTATTAAAGGTAAAATATTCAAAGAAAACTATAATAAATTTCATACCCCAGATAATTTATTACACAGCATAAATGTCAAAGAGCCCTTATTAATTCCTAAATTAAATGAAAATGTAGAGCATATTATAATAAAAGTAAAAGAAAATTCTTTGATAACAGAAAAAGAATATTTAGATAAAGATTATAAACATCCTGAATATGTAATTGATAGAGATATTTTAAAATTGGTTAATATTGATAGGTATAATAGAAATTTAAGTGCTGCAGCTAGAATAAAAGGTTTTGGTCTTAAAAAAGGAGCTATTGGTAGTTCAATATCACATGATTGTCATAATATAGTTGCAGTTGGCACATCTGATAAGGCTATTAAAAATGTTGTAGATAAAATTATTAATATTGATGGTGGGCTTGTCTGTTTTGATGGCATTAATTATGAGACAGTAAGGCTTAATATTGGAGGTATTATTTCAAGCGAGAATCCATCAAAATTAACTAAAGATTTAAAAAATTTAAATGAAATGGTTAAAAAAACGGGGTGCACTTTAAAAGAACCCTTCACTCTTTTATCCTTTATGGCTTTAGAGGTAATCCCTCATATAAAGCTTACAACTGCTGGGTTATATGATGTAGATCTATCTAAATTGCTCTAAAAAGACTAATTAATTTAAAATTGATAGGAACTTATTTTAATTTATAATATATATAATGGCGTATTGATTATAAAGGAATTTTAATATAAAATTAAAAATAAAATAGTATAAATAAGTTATATGGAGAGGTAAAATGTCAAGTGAAAGTATTATATTAGAAAAAGATGGTCCAATTTGTAATTTAATTATGAATCGCCCAAGTGTTATGAACGCTATTGATGCTAGTATGGTTGAATGCTTTAAGTCGGTTTTAGAAAAAATTGAAAATGATAAAACGATTAAGGTTATTATATTATCAGGTGCAGGAGGCAACTTCTCATCTGGCGCAGATTTAAACCTACTTGCAAATGCTGATTATGCCCCTGAGACATTAAATATGTTAAGGGGTTTGAGGAAAGTTATGCTGCAACTTCACAATTTAGATCAACCAATAGTTACAAAGGTTAGAGGTGTTGCTTATGGTTTCGGTGCTAATTTAGCACTAGCAGGTGATTTTGTAGTATCTAGCAATAACGCACGTTTTTCTGAGGTTTTTGTAAATATTAATGCAATGATTGACGGAGGAGGCAGTTATTATCTTCCAAGACTTGTGGGCCTTGCAAAAGCAAAGGAGTTAGCATTGCTAGGAGAGGAGTTTTCTGGCAAAGAGGCAAAAGAAATTGGATTAATCTATAAATCTGTTGACGAAAATGAGCTTGACGCTGCTGTTTTAGAGGTAGCTAAAAAGTTATCAAAAAAAGAACCTGCCGCTCTATCCTTAATCAAAGAGGCCCTTGATAACAGTTTACATATGTCTTTTTCAGAGGCTTTAGAATGGGAATTTTCTCATCAGGCTATAATGATACAGTCAAAGGAGCATAAAACATTACTTAAGAAACTTTTGAAAAGGTGATTTATTTTTTACAACTAAAATTATTACGTATTAGTGTATATATAAATAGAATATTCCTTGAGTTGACATTCTGCTAATTTTTAGATATTATATTATAAAATAGCTATTAATATAATTAATGTATGTTGTGGATATTTGACTATAGATATAGGGGAAAGTGTGTATTTCGTTGGTCTATTTGATTAAGGCATAGTGGTTTTTGATATAGTTGTGGGCAAAGAAAGCTTTAATGGAAGTGTATAAATTCAATTTCAAAGAAAATCATTTAATAAACATAAAAGAGATTTGTCCTATTGAAGAATTAGATAGCCCATCTTTTATGACAGCCCTAGAGGCTTATATATTTTCCCTTAGAATTTCTTTTATGCCCAACCCTAAGGAGGTCAAGCTATGACTATCCTAAGTATAGTTGGTTGTTTTTTGGCTGGAGTGCTCCTTGTTAATGGTATTCCTCATTTTGTTAAAGGGATCTGTGGACACCGTCACATGACGCCTTTCAAGCGTGACAGCTCCGCTGTCCTCAACGTATTGTGGGGTTTTATTAACTTCATTGTAGGTGAGGTTATCCTTAAGGCCTCTAAAGGTACCGCATGGGATAGCTCAGAGATCGTTGCTTTTTGGATTGGGGGCTTTGTGATAGCCATCTTCTTGGCCGCATTTTGGTCAGATCCCAATGCCAGACTCCCATGGCACAAGGATTAAACTGTAAACAATTTTTTGAATATTATTCTTAGTGGATCTTTGTTGAATTAGAATATTTTTATAGAATATTGATATAGTTACCATATATTTAAAAATATGAAAGTTAAAAAAATCAAATTTATTGATACCCTTATTTGTGTAACTATTAATTAATTTGATAACACATCCTAATAATTCACGAAACATGTTTTGTGAGAGGAAAAAGAGGGGCTAACTACTTGACATCCACTTAAAAATTAAATAAAATAATTTTATATCTTTTAAAAGGGGTAGTTTAAATGTTACCAAAATATTTGTTAGGTATATATTAAAAAGGATGTTTTAGAAATTAATGTTAGAATTTCCAAAAAGAACAGATGTATGTAAACAGTTTAAAGACAGTGATGGAAAGATCGCAGCAGTTCTTCCCATACACTACCCAAGAAGTTTATTACGGGCTTTTAATATATTGCCTGTTGAGGTATGGGGTCCACCAAAAATAGATAGAACTGCTGGGAGTATTCATTTACAAGAATATATTTGTTCAATTGCCCACAGTTTACTAGCCTTTTTACAATCAAAGGATATGGATATTGTTGATCTAGTTATAACCCCCCATGCATGTGACTCCTTGCAAGATTTAGGTGGTCTACTTATTGATTTTATAGATACCAACAAGCCTGTCTTCCCTCTTTATATACCAAGGGGAAAAAGGGATATTGATTTAGAGTTTTTTGAAATGGAGTTAAAAACCCTATATAATAGGTTGGTTGATTTAACAGGGTTAAAACCGCCAGACAACAAATTAATGGAATGCATATTCTTAGAAGAAGAGGCAGATAAAAAGCTAGCAGAGCTTTATAAGAAAAGGTGTTTTCTAAATGTAAATAATAAAGAGTTTTATAGATTAGTACGCCTTAGAGAATATTTGCCAGCTGAAGAATTTATAGATTTTACAGACAAAGTTATAAAAGAGTGTAAATCTAACAATGAGATATTTTGTAATGCAAAAATAGTTATTTCAGGTCTAGTGCCAGAACCTATGGAAATATTTGATATCTTTGATGAAATGAAAGTAATTGTTGTTGCCGATGATTTTGCTTGTAGCGGTAGAAGAGTTTATAAAGCTGGAAATAGTGATAACCCTTTTAAAAGAATGGCTGAAAGGATCATATATGGTCCTCCCGACTCAACGCGTGGCAATCTAATTGAGGAGAGGATTAAGCATTTAAAAAATTTAGTTGATAGTGGAGATAGTGCTAAAGGGGTTTTATTTTATATTGTTAAATTTTGTGAGCCCGAACTTTTTGACCTACCTGAAATTAGAAAATCCTTAAATGATGCAGGCATTTCTTCACTTGTAGTTGAAGTAGATATTAATAGCCCTCTTTCTCAACAGGTAGTTACAAGAATAGAGGCATTTTTAGAGGCTTTAATGTGAATACAAATTTAATACAATATTATTGGAAAGTAAAATTAGTCGGTAATACTTTTTTAAAATACCAGCGTAAAAGATTAGAGAAAAGGAAGGCCCCATCAAAATGGCGTACTGATATCCTAGCCCCACCATTAAAGATTGATGCAAAGACTAAGGAATTAATTGCGAGACATTACTTAGAAGGTCAGCATGTAGAGGGTATTAAAAAAGTAGCATGGCTAACTAGTGGAGCACCTGTTGAAATACTAAAGACGCTAGATTATTACGTGTTATATCCAGAAAATCATGCAGCCTTATGTGGGGCACGAAGGAAGACAGTTGATATTTCAACGGAAGCAGAGAAATGTGGCTACTCTAGGGATTTATGTTCCTATGCAAGGACAGATATTGGAACAACCCTTTCTAAAAAAACACCCGTCGGAAAATTACCAAAACCAGATTTATTGGTGGCTTGTACAAATATTTGTCAAACAGTGTTATCTTGGTACCGTGTGCTTTCCCACTATTATAAAGTCCCCCTTGTGCTAATTGATACCCCCTTTATCTATGAAAAGGAAAGAGATCACGATATAGAATATGTTAAGAAACAATTAGAGAATTTAATCATAGTAGCTGAGAAGGTTTCAAAGAAGAGATTTGATTATAATAAATTTGCAAAGGTTGCAATGTATAGCAAGGATGCTACAGATTTGTGGTATGAGATAATGAGATGTTGTGCAAATAGACCAGCACCTATCTCAGTGTTTGATCAATTTATACATATGGCACCAATAGTTGAGATGCGTGGTTTAAAAACAACTGTTGATTTTTATAGTCAGATGTTGAATGAGGTTAAAGATAGGATCTCAAAAGGTATAGGGGCTGTTAAGAATGAAAGAAAGAGGCTTCTATGGGATAATTTGCCAATATGGTACAGAATTAGATACTTATCTGAGTATTTTGCTAGTAAAAATATTTCAATTGTTGCCTCAACATATACAGATGCCTGGGGTGAGTTAGCATCGCTAATAGATTATAACAGGCCTCTAGAGTCTATGGCAAGAACATATATCAATCCAATACTTAATCATAGCCCAGGCTATAAGCTAGATAAAATGATGAAGATGGTTGATGAATTTAGTATAGATGGAGTTCTTTTACATTCTGATCGCTCCTGCAAACCCTATTCAGTAGGACAGGTTGATCAAAGAAACATTATAAGCAAAAAGTGTAAAGTACCATCTTTGCTCTTAGAGGCTGACCATAATGACCCTCGTTCATATGCTGAGTTGCAAGTTGAGGCTCGTTTATCTGCATTTGTAGAGATGTTGGGGTAGTATGAATAAAATATCCGCATTTGGTATAGATGTTGGTTCAACAACAACTAAAATTGTTGGGGTAGACAGCTCTGGTATAATGGTATGGAATTATTTAGAGCAAACTGAACCAGCAATTGAAAAACAACTAGCACGTTTTTTTGG includes:
- a CDS encoding 2-hydroxyacyl-CoA dehydratase family protein — its product is MNTNLIQYYWKVKLVGNTFLKYQRKRLEKRKAPSKWRTDILAPPLKIDAKTKELIARHYLEGQHVEGIKKVAWLTSGAPVEILKTLDYYVLYPENHAALCGARRKTVDISTEAEKCGYSRDLCSYARTDIGTTLSKKTPVGKLPKPDLLVACTNICQTVLSWYRVLSHYYKVPLVLIDTPFIYEKERDHDIEYVKKQLENLIIVAEKVSKKRFDYNKFAKVAMYSKDATDLWYEIMRCCANRPAPISVFDQFIHMAPIVEMRGLKTTVDFYSQMLNEVKDRISKGIGAVKNERKRLLWDNLPIWYRIRYLSEYFASKNISIVASTYTDAWGELASLIDYNRPLESMARTYINPILNHSPGYKLDKMMKMVDEFSIDGVLLHSDRSCKPYSVGQVDQRNIISKKCKVPSLLLEADHNDPRSYAELQVEARLSAFVEMLG
- the ade gene encoding adenine deaminase, which gives rise to MDIVINNALIPDFKNYRFKKCHIGIKNGIISKISDVSINGETVINADERLVSPSLIDCHCHIESSYLSPYYFGQFVANYGTTCVIADPHEIANVSGISGVNYFIENAKLSDIDIKFAASSCVPATNIVKGGGSLTVNDINSLLSKDEVVALGEVMDIEGVLIKKRGLLEKINYAITKNKRINGHAPQLKGEKLINYINYGSIEDDHECESAEEIKEKLEAGLNIFIREGSSATTEVGAYKLAEKYPHNIMFCTDDKSPLDIAQSGHINFHLRKSVKAGLDPLLALKLATINGFKYYNLEGGLASEGMPANLVIFEDMKNFFVNKTIIKGKIFKENYNKFHTPDNLLHSINVKEPLLIPKLNENVEHIIIKVKENSLITEKEYLDKDYKHPEYVIDRDILKLVNIDRYNRNLSAAARIKGFGLKKGAIGSSISHDCHNIVAVGTSDKAIKNVVDKIINIDGGLVCFDGINYETVRLNIGGIISSENPSKLTKDLKNLNEMVKKTGCTLKEPFTLLSFMALEVIPHIKLTTAGLYDVDLSKLL
- a CDS encoding enoyl-CoA hydratase-related protein, producing the protein MSSESIILEKDGPICNLIMNRPSVMNAIDASMVECFKSVLEKIENDKTIKVIILSGAGGNFSSGADLNLLANADYAPETLNMLRGLRKVMLQLHNLDQPIVTKVRGVAYGFGANLALAGDFVVSSNNARFSEVFVNINAMIDGGGSYYLPRLVGLAKAKELALLGEEFSGKEAKEIGLIYKSVDENELDAAVLEVAKKLSKKEPAALSLIKEALDNSLHMSFSEALEWEFSHQAIMIQSKEHKTLLKKLLKR
- a CDS encoding 2-hydroxyacyl-CoA dehydratase family protein; its protein translation is MLEFPKRTDVCKQFKDSDGKIAAVLPIHYPRSLLRAFNILPVEVWGPPKIDRTAGSIHLQEYICSIAHSLLAFLQSKDMDIVDLVITPHACDSLQDLGGLLIDFIDTNKPVFPLYIPRGKRDIDLEFFEMELKTLYNRLVDLTGLKPPDNKLMECIFLEEEADKKLAELYKKRCFLNVNNKEFYRLVRLREYLPAEEFIDFTDKVIKECKSNNEIFCNAKIVISGLVPEPMEIFDIFDEMKVIVVADDFACSGRRVYKAGNSDNPFKRMAERIIYGPPDSTRGNLIEERIKHLKNLVDSGDSAKGVLFYIVKFCEPELFDLPEIRKSLNDAGISSLVVEVDINSPLSQQVVTRIEAFLEALM